A single Flavobacterium sp. 1 DNA region contains:
- a CDS encoding Gfo/Idh/MocA family protein — MENNIKIKWGIVGLGNIAQQFASELQLIESAELCAVASRNISKAQDFANQFQCPKAYGSYDELFHDENIDILYIATPHDSHAELTIKALQNNKHVLCEKPLALHYNDVLQMINTAKKHNKFFMEAFWTRFNPSIRETLEHIQNGSIGEVKYVNADFAITFENPDNTRMTDIKLGGGALMDIGVYPLFLAYLILGKPQEILAKSNFHATGADTQTSIILQYEKAQAVLHASFLYTSNVEATISGTKGRINLDPLWFMTESYSLTQGDQKTKFDRPTLGKGYTYEIEECHACLRANKMESELWSHQNSLELSAIVEEVKNQIGLVYS; from the coding sequence ATGGAAAACAACATAAAAATAAAATGGGGAATTGTTGGTTTGGGAAATATTGCCCAGCAATTTGCTAGTGAATTACAATTGATTGAATCTGCCGAACTTTGTGCTGTAGCTTCCAGAAATATCAGCAAAGCCCAAGATTTTGCTAATCAGTTTCAATGTCCAAAGGCTTATGGTTCGTATGATGAACTCTTTCATGACGAAAATATCGACATTCTTTATATCGCAACACCGCATGATTCTCACGCTGAGCTGACCATTAAAGCTTTGCAGAATAATAAACATGTGTTGTGTGAAAAACCGCTGGCCCTGCATTATAATGATGTTTTGCAGATGATTAATACCGCCAAAAAGCACAATAAATTTTTCATGGAAGCCTTTTGGACTCGTTTCAATCCTTCGATACGAGAAACTTTGGAGCATATTCAAAATGGTTCGATTGGTGAAGTGAAATACGTCAATGCCGATTTTGCAATTACATTCGAAAACCCGGATAATACCAGAATGACTGATATTAAACTGGGAGGCGGAGCACTGATGGATATTGGCGTTTATCCATTGTTTTTGGCCTATTTAATATTAGGAAAACCTCAAGAAATTTTAGCAAAATCCAATTTTCATGCCACAGGTGCCGATACGCAGACTTCCATCATTTTGCAATATGAAAAAGCACAAGCCGTACTTCATGCCAGTTTTTTATATACTTCGAATGTGGAAGCAACAATAAGCGGTACTAAAGGCCGAATCAATCTGGATCCGCTTTGGTTTATGACCGAATCGTACAGCTTGACTCAAGGCGATCAAAAAACTAAATTTGATAGACCAACATTAGGTAAAGGCTACACTTACGAAATCGAGGAATGCCATGCCTGTCTTAGAGCCAATAAAATGGAAAGCGAACTTTGGTCCCATCAAAACAGCTTAGAGCTTTCCGCGATAGTGGAGGAGGTCAAAAATCAGATTGGCTTAGTGTATTCATAA